The Halanaerobiales bacterium genome window below encodes:
- a CDS encoding methyl-accepting chemotaxis protein, with translation MFIIKDNISFHQSLSFKIISIVGIILILALGAMIYFTTQVITEETNSLSENRNLISTEYVKSEIEGFLEFNEGIIATFSNNNLFSASNINTEMSQNELAEIQKGNDQFKNVYFGSRDGEMIIAPSQELPADYDPRDRSWYKNAVEKNEIIWTNIYEDAASGVLMISVAIPIENNGQLKGVVAGDITLDYLSEIVSNFSIGENGFAFITNNQGNLLAHPNQEILNENPNMFERFNTDAYENKDRGTFQYENDNAEYLTSYISIPILNGKIFTQVPLSEVNQGVSRISNIIIYMGIAVLIILIGVLYFVFKNYLMNPLQNSVEYTQEIANGNLKLEELKDSNDEIGLLNRNLNKMRISIKNLVSEIEDTSEMVLESSENLSSHSEEMSASTEEVSTAIQEVASGAEEQSAQIDETEDILNNLIESIEITKEMADEIDSTSDSVISNLNKGDDSISSSIRTIEKVKGYSDEVSETIYDLGELSEEIGEIIEMINSIADQTNLLALNAAIEAARAGEAGRGFSVVADEIRELAEESASATNNISELIAKIQTKVNNTVEKMNTTEEAVDESVGVIKDTRNVFSDIKNSSQELKKLIEQIDSQTDEMNKFSNKVEKNVNEISKVSQESASNAEEVAASSEEQTAAVQEIADSAEELAKIANELASKINKFNI, from the coding sequence GTGTTTATAATTAAAGATAATATATCTTTTCATCAAAGTCTGTCATTTAAAATAATTAGTATTGTTGGTATTATTTTAATTCTGGCCTTAGGAGCTATGATCTATTTTACTACTCAAGTAATTACAGAAGAAACTAACAGTTTATCAGAAAATAGAAATTTAATATCAACTGAATATGTAAAAAGTGAAATAGAAGGATTTTTAGAATTTAATGAAGGAATTATTGCGACTTTTTCTAATAATAATTTATTCTCTGCTAGTAATATTAATACAGAAATGTCACAAAATGAATTAGCAGAGATTCAAAAAGGTAATGATCAGTTTAAAAATGTCTATTTTGGTTCAAGAGATGGTGAAATGATTATTGCACCTTCACAAGAATTACCAGCTGATTATGATCCTAGGGATAGAAGTTGGTATAAAAATGCAGTTGAGAAAAATGAAATTATCTGGACAAATATATATGAAGATGCTGCTTCAGGAGTTTTAATGATCTCTGTAGCTATTCCTATTGAAAATAATGGTCAACTTAAAGGAGTTGTAGCTGGGGATATAACACTTGATTATCTTAGTGAAATTGTCTCTAATTTTAGTATAGGTGAAAATGGTTTTGCTTTTATAACTAATAATCAGGGTAATTTATTAGCACACCCTAATCAAGAGATTTTAAATGAAAATCCTAATATGTTTGAAAGATTTAATACAGATGCTTATGAAAATAAGGATAGAGGAACCTTTCAATATGAAAATGATAATGCTGAGTATTTAACTTCATATATCTCTATTCCAATCCTTAATGGAAAAATATTTACCCAGGTTCCATTATCAGAGGTTAATCAAGGGGTTTCTCGCATTTCAAATATAATTATTTATATGGGAATAGCTGTTTTAATAATCTTAATTGGAGTCTTATATTTTGTATTTAAAAATTATCTGATGAATCCTTTACAAAATAGTGTAGAATATACTCAGGAAATTGCAAATGGTAATCTAAAATTAGAAGAATTAAAAGACAGTAATGATGAAATTGGGTTATTAAACAGGAATTTAAATAAGATGAGAATAAGTATTAAAAATTTAGTTTCAGAAATTGAAGATACTTCAGAAATGGTTTTAGAATCCAGCGAAAATTTATCTTCCCATAGTGAAGAAATGTCAGCTTCAACGGAAGAGGTTAGTACTGCTATTCAGGAAGTTGCTTCAGGGGCAGAAGAACAATCAGCCCAAATTGATGAAACTGAAGATATTTTAAATAACCTTATTGAAAGTATTGAAATTACTAAAGAAATGGCTGATGAAATAGATAGCACCTCAGATTCAGTAATTTCTAATTTAAATAAAGGTGATGACTCAATTAGTTCTTCTATTAGAACTATAGAAAAAGTAAAAGGATACTCTGATGAAGTTTCTGAAACAATTTATGATTTAGGCGAATTATCTGAAGAGATAGGCGAAATCATTGAAATGATTAATAGTATTGCAGATCAAACGAATTTGCTTGCTTTAAATGCAGCTATTGAGGCAGCAAGAGCTGGAGAGGCAGGTCGTGGATTTAGTGTTGTTGCAGATGAGATTAGAGAACTTGCAGAAGAATCTGCCAGTGCAACTAATAATATCTCTGAGTTAATTGCCAAAATACAAACAAAAGTTAATAATACTGTTGAAAAAATGAATACAACTGAAGAAGCTGTTGATGAAAGTGTTGGAGTGATAAAAGATACAAGAAATGTATTTTCAGATATAAAAAATAGTTCACAGGAGCTTAAAAAATTAATTGAACAAATTGATAGTCAAACTGATGAAATGAATAAATTTAGTAATAAAGTTGAGAAAAATGTTAATGAAATTTCGAAAGTAAGTCAGGAATCTGCAAGTAATGCTGAGGAAGTAGCTGCTTCTTCTGAAGAACAGACTGCTGCTGTACAAGAAATAGCCGATTCAGCTGAAGAATTAGCTAAAATAGCAAATGAACTTGCATCTAAAATAAATAAGTTTAATATTTAA